The following proteins are encoded in a genomic region of Pyrus communis chromosome 11, drPyrComm1.1, whole genome shotgun sequence:
- the LOC137707857 gene encoding uncharacterized protein: protein MGSPPAKKVLLTSNGDEISQSIAFSLAQRGCRLVLMGKESCLRGSVQKITGSLEGAAAPVEVVDVDIEDEREGTFDEAVEKACNILGDLDAFVHCYAYEGKMQDQLQLAEGEFKKILKINFMSAWFLLNAVSRRMRDHKSGGSIVFLTSIIGAERGLYPGAAAYSACSAGLQQLARTSALEIGRYQIRVNAIARGLHLQDEFPISVGIERAKKQVMEAAPLGRWLDVKNDLASTVIYLISDDSRYMTGTTIFVDGAQSLTRPRMRSFI, encoded by the exons ATGGGGAGTCCTCCAGCGAAGAAAGTCCTGCTCACCTCCAATGGTGACGAGATTTCACAGAGCATTGCCTTCTCTCTGGCCCAACGCGGCTGCAG GTTGGTGTTGATGGGGAAGGAGAGCTGCCTACGGGGTAGTGTGCAGAAAATAACGGGCTCACTGGAGGGTGCGGCGGCGCCAGTGGAGGTGGTGGACGTGGACATCGAGGACGAGAGGGAGGGAACTTTTGATGAGGCGGTGGAGAAGGCATGCAACATCTTGGGCGATTTGGATGCCTTTGTACATTGCTATGCTTACGAAG GAAAAATGCAAGACCAGCTACAATTAGCTGAGGGTGAATTCAAAAAGATATTGAAGATTAACTTTATGTCTGCGTGGTTTCTGTTAAACGCTGTTAGCAGAAGAATGCGAGATCACAAGTCAGGAGGTTCGATCGTGTTCTTGACCTCGATAATTGGAGCCGAAAGAGGGCTTTATCCAGGAGCTGCTGCTTATAGTGCATGTTCTGCAGGCCTTCAGCAGTTAGCTAGG ACGTCAGCCCTGGAGATTGGACGATACCAGATTAGGGTCAATGCTATTGCCCGTGGTTTGCATCTACAAGACGAATTTCCAATTTCTGTGGGAATAGAGAGAGCGAAGAAGCAGGTGATGGAGGCAGCTCCATTGGGGAGATGGCTTGATGTTAAAAACGATCTGGCTTCAACTGTCATATATTTAATCAGCGATGATTCACGGTACATGACAGGCACAACAATATTTGTGGATGGGGCACAGTCTCTAACAAGACCTCGGATGCGTTCTTTTATATGA
- the LOC137708419 gene encoding ABC transporter I family member 11, chloroplastic: MASSSVVAFNPLTGRRARQTAAGFSPKSRPRQVSSPNFGSVNFPKPQSVKFKCNYSSFEVSNVSYQPPGTELSLLSDVSLSLPEKSFGLIFGRSGSGKTTLVQLLAGMSKPTSGSIYIQKYGNDGNPVQSPEPLSAGRVGIVFQFPERYFVADNVLDEVTFGWPRQKGDLQMKEHLALRLQRAINWVGLSGISLDRDPHSLSGGYKRRLALAIQLVQVPDLLILDEPLAGLDWKARADVVKLLKHLKKELTILVVSHDLKELAAIVDRSWRMEMGGVLREEPLPI, from the exons ATGGCGAGCTCCTCCGTCGTCGCCTTCAACCCCCTAACAGGGCGGAGAGCGCGCCAAACAGCAGCCGGATTCTCGCCCAAATCACGTCCAAGGCAAGTATCAAGTCCAAATTTTGGGAGTGTGAATTTCCCAAAACCCCAATCtgtaaaattcaaatgcaactaCTCCAGCTTCGAA GTTAGCAATGTCAGCTACCAACCGCCGGGGACTGAGCTCAGCCTCCTCAGTGATGTTAGCCTTTCGCTTCCGGAGAAAAG CTTTGGCTTAATTTTTGGGCGGAGCGGTAGCGGAAAGACTACTCTTGTGCAG CTTCTTGCAGGGATGAGCAAACCAACTTCAGGTTCAATTTACATTCAAAAATATGGAAATGATGGCAACCCGGTTCAGTCTCCCGAACCCTTATCAGCCGGAAGAGTTGGCATTGTGTTTCAGTTTCCAGAGAG GTATTTTGTGGCAGATAATGTGCTCGATGAAGTTACATTTGGGTGGCCAAGGCAAAAgggtgatcttcaaatgaaggaGCATCTTGCTCTGAGACTCCAAAGAGCAATCAATTGG GTTGGTTTAAGTGGCATCTCATTGGATAGAGATCCTCATTCCCTAAGTGGTGGCTACAAACGTCGGCTTGCCTTGGCAATTCAACTA GTGCAAGTCCCTGATTTATTGATACTGGATGAACCTCTTGCCGGTCTTG ATTGGAAGGCACGTGCAGATGTTGTGAAGCTTCTCAAGCATCTAAAGAAAGAATTGACTATACTAGTTGTCAGCCATGATCTCAA GGAGTTAGCAGCTATAGTGGATCGTTCTTGGAGGATGGAGATGGGTGGGGTTCTTAGGGAAGAGCCCCTACCCATTTAA